ATGAACATGAACATTAAGAAaccttctttcatatcaatgagtgcagtcccatttaAGTTTGAcctcaatgataggggcctactttttatgccgagtccaaacggcgcaAAGCGATACCACTTGGTAGAAAAGTTTCAACATCGCacgataccttacaaatgtagccagcgttAGCaaagggataaccacagctaataatttttccgatgttcacgccgggatttgaacccatgcgcttggcgtcataggcggacatgctaacctctgcgccaaggTGGCTTTGAGTATCTGAAATATTGCAGTTGCAAAAAACAGGCAGGAAGCTACAAAGCACATCTCGATGCTACAACTAAATGTGTCATAAGGACATCGAATATATTCTTTGGAGATACAAGCTCTCGAAGCAAAAATagttaatatataaaaaacgtttaacaaaatatctataaatatatatataaacttttataacaaaaaaaaaaaaaagattattaaaaaaaaataaaaatttattttattattattttttttaggtAATGTCAACTtataaataaacacaaaagATCTTGAACGCTTACAAGTAAAGGAAAATGTATAACTATGAAAAATAATAAGtttccataaaaaataattttttactcattttcatAACAGAAAAtcacttattaaaaaaattgtttgataaatatccaaattggttaataattatccaaattaaaaaaatagttttttttaataaataatttacaaaatttaatttgaaaaacaGCAGAAGCAAGAACAAAgaatacacaaaaaaattttagaaatgcaataaaaatcgtttcagatatcttaaatatttttatagaaacctTTAAAAATTGGTATTagacaattttataaaaacttaatttaagcagaatatacaaataaaaatttgtttagaaacaATATTTGAAAACTTTATAgtcataatattaaaaaaaatacaaaataatagagaggtaaatttttttttactgaaataaatcaacaatattttctatagaacgAACgggaatattttcataaaaataagatttgatgagaaattgagaatttttttttatttaaaataaaattctaaggtatttggtaaaaatttttttttttaattttttattgatagGAAACCTTTATGTTGTTCATTTCCCTATATAGGAAAATTGTATAAAAgtcttatttaaaaattttaaatttttaaaaattttacaatttacaaagttttctttaaaaattttgtataaaaaaaattaaaaatatttgataaaaaaattaaaaatttttaaaaataaaatttaaaaatatttgataaaagaattagaaatatttttataaaaaatttaacaatatttttttaaaaaatttaaattatttttttataaaagtgtaattttttttttaaaattcataaaattttttataaaaaaattttaatgttttttataaaaatataccaaaaacGTTTTCctctgttcctaagtggaatgttccttggcaaaatttgcatttgcataataaaaacgttttaaaaaaaattgatttatatcgaaaatttgattttttttatgaaatatcaataataaaatacaaatttactacaaaaacattttcaaaaaattttaggacTTTTTGTTAAACATATTTATACaccgccgagtccgaacggcgtgctgcaatgcgacatctctttggagagaagttttacatggcatagtacctcacaaatgttgccagcattaggaggggaaaaccaccgctgaaattttttctaatggtctcgccgggattcgaacccaagcattcagcttcataggcggacatgctaacctctgcgctactgtggcctcgaACCAATAAATATAAATGATATAATATCTTGTCAACATATTtgctttcaaaaattttcttcattatcagTGTAATGCAACACATTTCCCACCCTATTAAACCCTCCGCAATCAcagtaaaaaatgaaaaattttcataataacAACATAAGAAtaggtttgtttttctttttttgctagtgaaaaatcctgagaaattttcaattatccTTAAAAACGATTTATTCCAAAACCATTGGACAATtgtgttgtttttctttatttttacccGGTTTCCGttaattttgtagaatttttgtGCTTATGATATGTCAATGATATATTTGGTGTTTGGAATTTCTCTCTAAGCCTTTGTGATCATTGTAAATTTCTCTGCATTTTCCtctactttttttttgctaattcTAAGGCTTAATGGCTAGATATATCGTGGTTTTGTCTTTTCATTGATATGATACGATTTCTGGTTGGTCTTAAATTCTATAATTCTTTGGTTACTTAGCTTTGTCtttttttcattcaaaaaaagattttttatatgTAGTTGATTTTAATATGTTGTTTAATTTTTGAGATTCTGTTACTGATTCCATTTTTGGGGGAAATTTACataacttttttcttttgtgaTATGTGATAAAGTATGCAGATGGTGGATGAGAGAAGGAGGGTGAGTGAAGATAGTTAGGTATTCTTAAACTAAAGATATGGCATGATTTGAAAAATTCACGGGTTATACTCGTATGTATAAGTCATGGAGAGTTGAGTTTGTTGTATGGCGgagattttaaatgaaaactattttgaaatatatcaaaaagtttttaagtaaatttgtttttttttagatttgttctctcaaaagttaaaaatctaaatttgctTTGGTATAGGCATTTATAGTTTCATAGGTGGTTGCGTATAAGTATTATTAATATAATCATATTGCGTATACGCTTACCTTTTCTGGTTAAGATGTTAACAGACGATGTGTATTTTTCATACGTGCTGTCACCCTCTGTATCCATAAGTCTTTCCATATGTCTTTCCTTACGTATTTTTCCCCTTCCTCTTTCCATTCCATTTAGTATGCGTATTTTTAGTTTCATTGGGGGTTGCGTATAAGTATTATTAATATAATCATATTGCGTATACGTTTACCAAGGTGTAAACAGAAAAAAAGCATTTGCTGCATCTGCATCTATATGCCTTTCCCTATATATTTCTTCCCCTTCCCATACCATTCCCCTTCAgttaatttcacagaaatttttcttatttcataTTTAATCCTGAATATAATTTCATTTATGTTTgtgtttaaatttcaataaaaatctcTACGGCTCAACTCATAAATATTCGTTCTACAATATCTTGTATGAAAAGCTTtccgattttcatttcttcGAATAAATTTGTTTCACATAATTCtcagaaatttcatttccgTTTAGTGTTGTTCTCATTGTGCCCTGaataatttcataaatttcTAGAGCTCAATTTTTATAAAGACTTCTGTGAGTTTCAAGTTTGCAATGTAAAAACAGGAGGTATTTCTCGTTCCTTATCTCGCCGGAGGAATGAATTTATTAGCAAATTGTTATTTAAATATGAAGAAGCATTTTGTCAATAtggaatttggaacaaaaatttctattacCACTTAGGGAAATTAAATTCTAGGAATTATTTTCAGTGTCCACTAGACTAGAGCGGAATAATTTTTCCTTCATTTATATGTCATAAGGACCAAATCGTTTTTTATGAATAAAATTCTGTGTTTATCCCTTGGTGCGTatgatttatttaaattgttCTACGTACGTAGAACAACATACTGAAAGACATTAACTACAAAATATAACCATAATAGAACCGAAtgctttaatttaataaaaaaaatatttttttaatgaagttAGGTAGGTTAGTGAGAAATAACTGTACCATTCAAAGTATTGCTATTGCAACGTCAGCATAACTTAGTTTAATGGTAGCAATTCCTCTTAAACTCTATAGTAATACTTTATAATACAGCATAAACAACAGCCCAAAGCCTCTAATACGAATCAAACCCCTCACAGTTAATACGAGCTTTGTTATAATTTGGTTACCGCGCGTCTAAAAatgcgaattttgcccatgaacacttcattgaggaaccggggcaaacttcttacatatcaatgagtgcagtccgattcaagtttaagctcaatgataaggagcctcttttttatagcagagtccggacggcgtgccgcagtgcgacacctctttggagagaagttttacatggcataatatcttacaaatgttgccagcatgaggaagggaaaaaattttttttatattgtattTCAAACGAAACGGAGGAGTAATAATCAGGTGATCGCTTTATTTAAAGGCAATATTAGCACGGACCGAATTAACCtaaatttaatgaaatcaattggaagtcatgaaataAATCATTGCACAAAAGGTTAGTCCAATCGAATggaaatagcgccctctataggcgtatAGTATCtaaaaggatacattcagtgtcggaacGCTTATTTCTGTTCAAGTTTGCAAAAAAGTAAACTCTGCCGATAGTGCCgacaggaaaaatatcaatcaatattcagatcaaaaataaaatatcgatagtatcgagtGTTTCCGATATTTTACCAGCTCTAAAACACAACTCTTTTGATATACTGGACTGCTGTAGTGAGCTGAAATAACTGACCAAAACAAACTCTCACCTATGGTGGTTACTTCTGTCCGGCGCAGGAGTACTGAGTTACCAGAGGAGAGTAGAAgtcatcggactgcactcattgatatgtgagaagtttgccccagttccttagtggaatgttcatccgcaaaatttgcatgttacaatcccatccgacctacacttataagatgtaaatgcaaattttgcacatgaacattccactaaggaacaggggcaaacttctcacatatcaatgagggtctcctttttatagccgagtccgaacggcgcgccgcagtgcgacacctctttggagagaagtattacatgtgcatagtacctcacaaatgttgccagcattgttataagatgtatttgtttaaaattttaagcggctagctttcctccttcgaatgttagcgtgctttcgacagatggacggacatggctagattgacttaaaatgtcaataacatatttcgaggtggcataccccccatcctatgttgaagggtataaaaaagtcttGAAAATGAGGAGGGGTCTGACGTCGGAGAACTTCAGGCATACCTAAAGGACCCTACGTGCATACATTAAGGGCAGGACGCAGAAGACGGCCCTTCACGCAGTGATGCGACAAGTCGAGACATCTCTCTAACTGAAGAAGTCAGCAATGGCGGCCTTCCTGATTGTGGGAAGGGGGGTCGACAGTCACCGCTTCCTGTAGACGGACTGTATGCTACGTGGCAGCACTATTATTGCGGACTTGGGAAGTAGAGTAGTCAGAAAGTGGGTGATAAGGGAAACACTTCAGAGAGGGGTGTTCTCGCCAATTCGCTGGAGCATAATGGTGAACGAATTTCTGTTGGATCTTAACAGGGATGGCGTGAGATTGATAACAATGTTAGGTATGCAATATATCAAGGTGTATATTCCGAACTGTGTCTTCAAGGTTGCGATTAGGCTAAGGAAACTTGGCATTCCAGAGGAGACATTATACAGACAAAGTGCCCTTCTGACACTGTGAATGCGGTGGGCCGACTAAGGAGGGTTTCAGACTACTTGGAATTTCGGGATTCACTTTCCCGGGAGGGAGGAGTAGGAAGCGAATAGTGTGTTTGTAGAGAACAATACCTTGGTCTTCATAGGCACCTCTAAGATGGAGACAGGGACTGAATCGGGGCTATACTACGATATACACAACATTTCATGTAGAGCTCTATGTCAATACGATagacgcaaaagaaattctTGGTGGAGATATTCAGTTTTTGCAATATACtatatggcggccctcaaggctTTGGGTTGTAGTACATTGAGATTAGTTCATACATGGCGGGATTAGCGCATACAACGGCGCCGTATTGGCACTTACCCCCAACTCTCTTCTTGTAATTTCTTCTTGTCACATTTTTCTCactttttcatttccttttttcaCCACAGGGTAGACTGGACACCGATTGAATTCACATATTCATGGTGGGCTACACATTCAACCTAAACCTTAGCTATTTAcaataaattgtaataaattccaCAAAGCAGTTttctcaatgaaaatttttggttgTAAAACTTtctcaaacttaaaattttatcagctgacaTGAAACGGAaagtacacttttatttttactgAATTCTGCTTTACGGTTACGGCCAACACACATTTGGTAATCGTTTGTATGCGTATTCATtagccaaaacaaaacagctgacacgttttcctacattAACGATATGAAGACGAGAGCATTACCAGGCCTTTACAAACAAAGTTTGATTTCCCTAGGGTTTTTGTAGCGGTTTATCCTCCTTgaacaagaaacaagtaagagagtgctaagttcggccggccgaatctcagataccctccaccatggatcctatttgtcgatttctttgtgcggtatttcttttcaggcaaacaaagaataatgaataagagctgttatgctaatggagctacatcaagccatagtccgattcggaccattaataaattgaatgctgaacattgtagaagtcattgtgtaatatttcagtcccaATAAGTTAAtcgggataataattgcgcctgttaggggctcaagaagcaaaatcgggtgatcggtttatatggacgctgtatgaagctatagatcgattcggaccatattggacaggtatgctgaaggtcatgagagaagcccttgtagacatttccggcaaatcggataagaattgtgccatctacaggctcatgaagtcaagatcccagatcggtttatatggcagctatatcaggttatatactgatttgcgccatacttagcacagttattggaagtcataacaaaacacttcatgcaaaatttcggccaaatcggaaaagaattgtgccgtctagaagtcaagatcccagatcggtttatatggcagctatatcacgttatgcaccgatttagaccatacttagcacagttgttggaagtgataccaaaacaccacttgcaaaatttccgtcaaaacaggtgagaattgcgacctctagaggctcaagaagtcaagacccaagatcggtttatatggcagctatatcaaaacatggaccgatatagcccatttacaataccaaccaacctacactaataacaagtatctgtgcaaaatttcaagcagctagctttactccttcgaaagttagcgtgttttactccttcggacggatggacatggctagatcgacataagatgtcatgtcgatcaagaatatatatactctttggggtcttagacgaatatttcgaggagttacaaacagaatgacaaaattagtatacccccatcctatggtggagggtgcacaatttcgaatttttgctttttaaaaCACATAAATAAGTTTTGGAAAAATATTAAGCCTGCTTATTACTGACTCTAATGATTTTCATAATAATTCGCTTAAAAATGTTGATAAATTTAAATTCCTTATAATTCTTAATGTGAAATACATAAGGCCATAAAAAGGTTTTGTTGTGCAAATCGCAAAAACCAggtattttaataccattttgtgCACCCATGCGTATGACtgttaataattaatttatgtGATGTATACGCCATGGTGGCCCATAATAAAATATCTTTTTTAAATGATTGTTTTAaagtgtttttaatttttttttaagtttccaTAAAAAAATCTCCCCCACACAATATATACTCCATGAATGTTATATGTGTCAATAAACAAacggaaaaatattaaaaaaaattatagaaaataatctccttaagtttataaaaaaaagtttaagagTATTTCCAATTTCTATTTGAATACCTAAAATTTAATATATGCATGTATGCTAGTGTGCCACGAAAGCTTTTTTTTGCATTCCATAATGTACATAAATAAATATGCACATAATTCTATaggtgtatatatgtatgtatatagagGCTCACAGTTATATATGTACCACATATATGAATATGAAATGtctatgtaatatttttatgtttttttttttttgtatatatgtatatgtaagtCTATGTACTTATTGCTAAAGCcttaaaattagattttcatgATATGTTTGTGATAATGGTTTTTGGTTATCCTTAAAAATTCTAAACTTAGTTGTTATTTGAGTGAAGGAAGTTTAGGGGAAAAGAAGAGGGAGGgggaaaaaagttcataaaaatttcatttagtggtgtataatacatttttatataaaaaagtgGTGTTGTTTGCTTTCTTGTTACCATAATTCATATAGGTTTTCATTAACTAGATATATGAAAcaatagatatttttttttgaatttaagaggtttttttcttttgttttgttaaagaGTTTAACTATGTTATAGTGTAATAGAACcacttttgttttaaatttaaacttatcttttatttttgtttgctttttatttagtttaacattaacacgtttttattttcaactgaaaaacTAGGGAACAACGTAACTGGTGAAAAACGAACTAActaacatttttggttttttttttttttgttttatcttttCCTTCATTTTCTTGCACTAAcgaaatctcaatgataaacgATCAATAAAATAGAAACAGAAATAGATTACCGCTAATTTTGTATAAGACAACAGTTTAAAATCCTTGTCTGAAGGGATTTGCTGGACCACCAGGAGCCGAGCCGCCGCCGGCTGCTGAGGCGGCCCCTCCACCTGCCTGTTGCTGTTGAAAGGGATTTGCCACACGTTGCTGAGGAAGATGTCTGGAATCTGTAGGCTGCTGTTGATACATGCCGCCCTGCTCCTGATAGCCCGGCTGATAGGATTGTTGATATTGAGCATCCTGTTGATAgccgccgccaccaccacccTGCTGCTGATAgccgccgccaccaccaccttGCTGCTGATAATCATAGCCACCCTCATCGAGATTGGTCTCCTGTTGTCCCTGTTGATATTGCTGACCATATTCCAGGTGATTTTTGAAGTCTCCCTCCACCGGCTGTTGATCCTGCATCACATAGGTTTGATACTCCTTATTGGGGGGATCCTGCATCAGAATATTGGCCTCATTTTCGAAAGGCTTGAAGTCATAAATGTTGCGCAATTTCCTTAAAATGGGCACATACAGCAAATTGGAGAAGGCTATGAGGAAATTGAGGGCCGTAAAGCCTATGGCCTCCACTATGCCACCGGCTATGATGGGACCCACCGCATAGGCTATTGAATAGGAAATATCGGCAATGGCATAGATGGATCCATACACCGAGACATAGCGCACATCCACCAAATAGCCCAGCGTGGGCAAGAGGGCAGTATCGATAAGGGCTATGCCAAAGCAGATGACACATATGGGAATCATGAGCATTTTGTAGGAGCTGCAGAAGGGTATGATGAAACAGGAGAGGCCTTCCAGCGCCAGGCCGCCCGCAGCCATAAGCCATTGGTGTTGGGGATATTTGCGGGCCATTTTCACCGTGATGACAACACCCAGCACATGGGGGAAGAAGGCGGGCAGCCATACCATGCCTATTTTCCAGTTTTCGGTGGTCATGTTGTCCTCCATCCACAGCGAAATGGTGGGCTCCAGAAAGGCCAAGGCCACATTGGACATGGTCAAAGCTCCGGCACATACGGCGATATAGGGATCCATTAGCAGACGCCAAATGGGTATGGTCTCCTGCTTCACTTCTCTACTCTGCGCCAACTGTTCTTTGATGGGCTTCATTACAAGCAGCAGCATAAGGCCGTCTATGAGACACACTAGAGCCAATATCAGAAAGGGCACCTCCTTGCCGGCAAATTGATAGAGGGCTCCTCCGAAGGGAGGCGCTACCAGACAGCCAAAGCTGATGAATGCCAAGGCGATACCTAGCGCCTGAGATCTCTCATTCTCCTCGGTAAAGCGATCGGCAATCATGGCTAGGCCCGAGGTATCAGCAAACGCTGAACCAGCTCCTTGTAGAGACCGAGCAAAGAACAGAACGCTGTAACTGCTGCCGCAGGCGAACACTGCCGTCGAGAAGAACATAATGGTGAGGCCAATCATCATGGGTATGTCGTAGCCGATTTTGTCGATAAGGCCACCCGAGAAGGGATTGACCATGAGTTGAACAATGGCCTTGGAGGCAAACAATATACCAGTGGCCGAATCCTGACCATGATGGTCATGGTGTACCGGCAGTAAAAGCCCGGTGCGATTATCACGCATGGGCGGCTGTGTTACCTCATCCACTTCGAAACTGCCTATTTCTCTCAAGTAGTCGGGAATTATAGGCACTATcaccatatacaacatgttgTCCAACAGCAGGGCAATGGACACAATGACCAGCACCAGGCGTCGTTGATTGACAGGTTCTTGGATTTTCTCCCACACAATGTCCTTGACCTCCTTCACTTCGAGATTTATGACAGGTATGGTGAACGAagccattttgttttgtttgcttaaGTTACCAGAGAGGGGAGTTTGAGTTTTGAGagcttttatagtttttaactaaagtttttgtttttttctaggGGTTTTTAGTTTAAAGGCTTAAATGCTAATTATCGTGTGTTACTTTTGTACTTTTTTCTCTttgtaaatgtgccttttattattttctttggaatttgcagtttttttcctttttgtttttcttatctGTATCCTGTACTATCCTTTGGTTTTGGTCTTTGTTATCGTTTCAGCACCAGGCtccattattatttttgttcttctcttttttttgtggtttgcTGGTGTAGTTTtcgctttttgttttgttttctaattcAGGCACATATTTGCTTTAGCTCTTCCTTTTCTCTCTTTGATATCCCTTCACAAAGCGGCTTCAGGCGGCTTCTCTTTGCATTTGTGATGTCCTTGCgggtggtggcggtggtggtggtggtgttggtggtggtagtggtgtGAGTTTGCGTTACATTTGTTTAGTGGCCACAACCTTTAACGACACAGaaacaatatttcaataattatttttttttctttttgagttTATTTTAATACAAGTTTCTCATGCAATACTTTACATCTTTAGTTAGGTTTGAAAGAGTTTCGCTTCAAAATCCCAAATAAGGaataatttcgattttttttttggttggcttaaaaattttatgattgaAATGTTGTTTCTGTGCAGCGAAAGGTTTGTTAGCttctttttagatttttatatttttcaattacaaaTGAGGTTTTTAATGGCATTTTTTACCTTTTGCTTAGAAGTTGTACAAATGTTTTatgattattattttttcttttagttttgGCTTTTTTTGATGGCTACATTACATATTTAATgattatttttaaaagtttcTAGGATTTTATTATTAATGATCTACATTTCACTGTTGTAACATACATTTCAatcataaaacaatttttattatataatgaattttttgaaatatgatttataGGGGAAATTAGGAGCTAAATGTTCCCATAATTTgtgtaaaaggtgatttttgaaTGCGTTACCTTTTCATTGATTTCACTACGTGAAGCCTAACTTTATCAACTGATCTTCTCAATTTGTTGAACAAGTTTTGGTACTACGACTACTACTGCGTTCTTCAAGATGTACATTTTACATATATGTTGTGCAGGGTATCAAGAGCTTGGCTTTAGTCTGCTTTAGTCCTTTCCCACTTTATATTATTTGTAGCATTACCATTCATTGATATACCATTACCCCTAACATTATTTGTGGTTTAAAAATAATCACTTACTCATACTAATACTAATAACCAGTAATGAAAGATAATATAGACATATAGGCAAGAAAATAAGTTTGgtcaacgaaatttttttatgtgttttcCACGCTTAAAAATTAGTCATCGGAAAATGTGTGAATAAGTACTTACTTCCTACTTTTCACCTCCCTTAAATATATGTAAAGCGTTTTTGAACAGGGACGCTATGACGTAGACCAATAGGGACAGCAAACGAggccatattttttgccgctctttttGCGATGTACGAACCAACAACGAGGCGAaactattaaaatttactaccgaaattcggagtcagtggtCTCAATGTTAAGAGCTTCCGAGATGAGGCTCATTTCAagctgaatggcttcgtcaataagcaaaatttgcgttatccacacgtactccatgcGTTATCATTACATCTCGAAAAAATAACGGTTTGGTGGGTTTAATGGGCCGGCgacgtcattgggccgtacttcttccgtgaggATCAAGACCAGCACGCTACTGTGTATGGGTATCGCTTCCGTTCactgataacagaatatttttggacccaattggatgatatggacatggaggacatgtggttccaacaggaaCGTGTTATCTAACAAAATGGTCTAGCCAATGGACCGCCTCGGTCGTACGATTTGACtccgttagactatttcctgtgaGGCTAAgtcaagtctatggtctatgtTAACAAGCCAGTGACAATTGATGAACTTCGTGCGAATATCGAACGCAAATTTGAAACGAaatcattgaaccgtacttcttcatagatgatgcaaatcgcaatgtaactatgaatggtgacctatatcgtgagatgatatccaattctttttaccaaaatgcaagagcttgacttgcatggcatgtggttttaacgagacgatgccacatgccatacagcaccaatggacttattgagatgcgagttcggtgaacattttatttcagattcgcctagatcatgcgatttaacgcctttagactatttttttgtgggcTTATGTTAAAACCCATGCCTAGAgagacaagcccgctttaattgacgTACTGGAAGACAACGTTGAAGCATAtattcgtaagataccggccgaaatgttggaaatagtatgccaaaattggactaagcggttgTACCTTTAGAGACgcaatcacggtcaacatttgcatgaaataatattcatacattaaattatatgaaccgtactatcgattcaaataaagatttcatgagttttatgtttttttggctcttaaaaaaatcgtcctttatatgaaaaattaatttaaagaatGTGTCTATTTCTCTGTACTTTTAAAGctttaaatttcaatcaaaccaATCCCGTTTGCTTTTCTCATTGCaaatataattgaattgaaaagaaaagaaCAAATCCACAAAAGTATTTCGACCTTCTAAAGTAAAAAGCCAGTTGTATCGCATATGCAATGACGACATTTACCCTTAAGCTCTTTCTCGCTGCTACTATCACACCTGGAAAGTTTCCCATGAAATGA
This Stomoxys calcitrans chromosome 2, idStoCalc2.1, whole genome shotgun sequence DNA region includes the following protein-coding sequences:
- the LOC106092308 gene encoding vesicular acetylcholine transporter, which translates into the protein MASFTIPVINLEVKEVKDIVWEKIQEPVNQRRLVLVIVSIALLLDNMLYMVIVPIIPDYLREIGSFEVDEVTQPPMRDNRTGLLLPVHHDHHGQDSATGILFASKAIVQLMVNPFSGGLIDKIGYDIPMMIGLTIMFFSTAVFACGSSYSVLFFARSLQGAGSAFADTSGLAMIADRFTEENERSQALGIALAFISFGCLVAPPFGGALYQFAGKEVPFLILALVCLIDGLMLLLVMKPIKEQLAQSREVKQETIPIWRLLMDPYIAVCAGALTMSNVALAFLEPTISLWMEDNMTTENWKIGMVWLPAFFPHVLGVVITVKMARKYPQHQWLMAAGGLALEGLSCFIIPFCSSYKMLMIPICVICFGIALIDTALLPTLGYLVDVRYVSVYGSIYAIADISYSIAYAVGPIIAGGIVEAIGFTALNFLIAFSNLLYVPILRKLRNIYDFKPFENEANILMQDPPNKEYQTYVMQDQQPVEGDFKNHLEYGQQYQQGQQETNLDEGGYDYQQQGGGGGGYQQQGGGGGGYQQDAQYQQSYQPGYQEQGGMYQQQPTDSRHLPQQRVANPFQQQQAGGGAASAAGGGSAPGGPANPFRQGF